One window of Felis catus isolate Fca126 chromosome D4, F.catus_Fca126_mat1.0, whole genome shotgun sequence genomic DNA carries:
- the TBC1D13 gene encoding TBC1 domain family member 13 isoform X2 has translation MIIQPGIAKANMGVSREDVTFEDHPLNPNPDSRWNTYFKDNEVLLQIDKDVRRLCPDISFFQRATEYPCLLILDPQNEFETLRKRVEQTTLKSQTVARNRSGVTNMCSPHKNSTPSSLNEYEVLPNGCEAHWEVVERILFIYAKLNPGIAYVQGMNEIVGPLYYTFATDPNSEWKEHAEADTFFCFTNLMAEIRDNFIKSLDDSQCGITYKMEKVYSTLKDKDMELYLKLQEQNIKPQFFAFRWLTLLLSQEFLLPDVIRIWDSLFADDNRFDFLLLVCCAMLILIREQLLEGDFTVNMRLLQDYPITDVCQILQKAKELQDSK, from the exons ATGATTATCCAACCTGGCATTGCCAAGGCCAACATGGGTGTGTCCAGGGAGGATGTGACCTTTGAGGACCAT CCACTCAACCCCAACCCCGACAGCCGCTGGAACACATACTTCAAGGACAACGAGGTGCTGCTGCAAATCGACAAAGACGTCCG GAGGTTGTGCCCAGATATATCTTTCTTCCAGAGAGCCACCGAGTACCCCTGCCTCCTTATCCTCGACCCCCAGAATGAGTTTGAGACCCTTCGTAAACGGGTGGAACAGACGACGCTGAAATCGCAGACAGTGGCCCGGAACCGGAGCGGAGTCACAAAT ATGTGCTCCCCACACAAGAACTCCACGCCCTCTTCCCTGAACGAGTATGAGGTGCTGCCCAACGGCTGCGAGGCCCACTGGGAGGTGGTGGAGCGCATCCTGTTCATCTACGCCAAGCTCAATCCTGGCATCGCTTACGTGCAGGGCATGAACGAGATCGTGGGGCCCCTCTACTATACCTTTGCCACCGACCCCAACAGCGAGTGGAAAG AGCACGCCGAGGCGGACACCTTTTTCTGCTTCACCAACCTCATGGCCGAGATCCGGGACAACTTCATCAAGAGCCTGGACGACTCACAGTGTGGCATCACCTACAAGATGGAAAAGGTGTACTCCACCTTGAAGGATAAAGACATGGAACTCTACCTGAAACTG CAAGAGCAGAACATCAAGCCCCAGTTCTTTGCCTTCCGCTGGCTGACACTGCTGCTGTCCCAGGAGTTCTTGCTGCCTGACGTCATCCGTATCTGGGACTCCCTCTTCGCCGACGACAACCGCTTCGACTTCCTCCTCCTGGTGTGCTGTGCCATGCTCAT ACTGATCCGGGAGCAGCTGCTGGAAGGGGACTTCACCGTAAACATGCGGCTCCTGCAG GATTACCCCATCACAGATGTCTGCCAGATCCTTCAGAAAGCCAAGGAACTCCAAGACTCCAAGTAG
- the TBC1D13 gene encoding TBC1 domain family member 13 isoform X1, which produces MSSLHKSRIADFQDVLKEPTIALEKLRELSFSGIPCEGGLRCLCWKILLNYLPLERASWTSILAKQRELYSQFLREMIIQPGIAKANMGVSREDVTFEDHPLNPNPDSRWNTYFKDNEVLLQIDKDVRRLCPDISFFQRATEYPCLLILDPQNEFETLRKRVEQTTLKSQTVARNRSGVTNMCSPHKNSTPSSLNEYEVLPNGCEAHWEVVERILFIYAKLNPGIAYVQGMNEIVGPLYYTFATDPNSEWKEHAEADTFFCFTNLMAEIRDNFIKSLDDSQCGITYKMEKVYSTLKDKDMELYLKLQEQNIKPQFFAFRWLTLLLSQEFLLPDVIRIWDSLFADDNRFDFLLLVCCAMLILIREQLLEGDFTVNMRLLQDYPITDVCQILQKAKELQDSK; this is translated from the exons ATGTCGAGTCTGCACAAGAGCAG GATTGCAGATTTCCAGGATGTCCTGAAGGAGCCCACGATCGCTTTGGAAAAGCTTCGGGAACTCAGTTTTAGTG GCATCCCCTGTGAGGGCGGACTTCGGTGCCTCTGCTGGAAG ATTCTCTTGAACTACCTCCCCTTGGAGAGAGCCTCATGGACCTCCATTCTGGCCAAGCAGAG GGAGCTGTATTCTCAGTTCCTGAGGGAAATGATTATCCAACCTGGCATTGCCAAGGCCAACATGGGTGTGTCCAGGGAGGATGTGACCTTTGAGGACCAT CCACTCAACCCCAACCCCGACAGCCGCTGGAACACATACTTCAAGGACAACGAGGTGCTGCTGCAAATCGACAAAGACGTCCG GAGGTTGTGCCCAGATATATCTTTCTTCCAGAGAGCCACCGAGTACCCCTGCCTCCTTATCCTCGACCCCCAGAATGAGTTTGAGACCCTTCGTAAACGGGTGGAACAGACGACGCTGAAATCGCAGACAGTGGCCCGGAACCGGAGCGGAGTCACAAAT ATGTGCTCCCCACACAAGAACTCCACGCCCTCTTCCCTGAACGAGTATGAGGTGCTGCCCAACGGCTGCGAGGCCCACTGGGAGGTGGTGGAGCGCATCCTGTTCATCTACGCCAAGCTCAATCCTGGCATCGCTTACGTGCAGGGCATGAACGAGATCGTGGGGCCCCTCTACTATACCTTTGCCACCGACCCCAACAGCGAGTGGAAAG AGCACGCCGAGGCGGACACCTTTTTCTGCTTCACCAACCTCATGGCCGAGATCCGGGACAACTTCATCAAGAGCCTGGACGACTCACAGTGTGGCATCACCTACAAGATGGAAAAGGTGTACTCCACCTTGAAGGATAAAGACATGGAACTCTACCTGAAACTG CAAGAGCAGAACATCAAGCCCCAGTTCTTTGCCTTCCGCTGGCTGACACTGCTGCTGTCCCAGGAGTTCTTGCTGCCTGACGTCATCCGTATCTGGGACTCCCTCTTCGCCGACGACAACCGCTTCGACTTCCTCCTCCTGGTGTGCTGTGCCATGCTCAT ACTGATCCGGGAGCAGCTGCTGGAAGGGGACTTCACCGTAAACATGCGGCTCCTGCAG GATTACCCCATCACAGATGTCTGCCAGATCCTTCAGAAAGCCAAGGAACTCCAAGACTCCAAGTAG